Proteins found in one Quercus robur chromosome 2, dhQueRobu3.1, whole genome shotgun sequence genomic segment:
- the LOC126714826 gene encoding probable beta-1,3-galactosyltransferase 4 — translation MSMKSRGMGIGVYAKSINLVLLVCLGCFCAGLVFINRMWTVPEANDIAITAKLEDARINLKSENYPKLKVVQHKGNNSVGVLDKTITNLETELTASRAAHESIMHDFPTSRNMKNVETNVKRKYFMVVGINTAFSSRKRRESVRATWMPQGEKRMKLEEEKGIVIRFVIGRSSTSGGILDKEIDSEEMLHGDFLRLDHVEAYLELSGKTKTYFSTAVALWDAEFYIKVDDDIHVNLAMLGTTLARHRMKPRVYIGCMKSGLVHARKGMKYREPEYWKFGEMGNKYFLHATGQLYAISKDLAMYISTNQ, via the exons ATGTCTATGAAGAGTAGAGGAATGGGAATAGGAGTGTATGCTAAGTCTATTAACTTGGTCCTTTTGGTGTGCTTAGGCTGCTTCTGTGCTGGATTGGTTTTCATTAACAG GATGTGGACGGTGCCTGAAGCTAATGATATTGCAATAACTGCTAAACTCGAAGATGCCCGTATAAACTTAAAATCTGAGAattatccaaaactt AAGGTTGTACAGCATAAAGGAAATAACAGTGTGGG GGTCTTGGATAAGACAATAACAAATTTGGAGACGGAATTAACAGCTTCTAGGGCAGCACATGAATCTATAATGCATGACTTTCCGACGTCGCGAAACATGAAGAATGTTGAAACAAATGTGAAAAGAAAATACTTTATGGTTGTAGGAATCAATACAGCTTTTAGTAGCCGCAAGCGAAGGGAGTCTGTTCGTGCTACTTGGATGCCACAAG GTGAGAAGAGAATGAAATTGGAGGAAGAGAAGGGTATAGTGATTCGCTTTGTTATAGGTCGCAG TTCGACATCTGGTGGTATACTTGACAAAGAAATTGACTCAGAAGAGATGTTGCATGGAGACTTCTTGCGCCTA GACCATGTTGAGGCCTACCTGGAATTATCAGGCAAGACTAAGACTTATTTTTCAACTGCTGTTGCGTTGTGGGATGCAGAATTTTACATTAAAGTTGATGATGATATTCATGTAAATTTAG CTATGCTAGGAACAACTCTAGCTAGACACCGTATGAAACCTCGGGTTTACATTGGCTGCATGAAGTCTGGTCTTGTCCATGCTCGAAA GGGAATGAAATACCGTGAACCAGAGTATTGGAAATTTGGTGAGATGGGAAACAAGTATTTTCTACATGCTACAGGACAATTATATGCCATCTCAAAAGACTTGGCTATGTATATATCGACAAACCAGTAA
- the LOC126714825 gene encoding uncharacterized protein LOC126714825 has translation MWSMWMIGVSVVVPHLIVSGRYGQATSVLLHLIGNVMGFASLLRESWMFTSAVARMRTLYGVQATERQGAVPPNSGRTYRLIIASKSSINSLFEEAIPLSSTLHALIFSIKL, from the exons ATGTGGAGCATGTGGATGATAGGAGTCTCTGTTGTGGTACCCCACCTG ATTGTGAGTGGAAGATACGGGCAGGCAACATCTGTGCTGCTTCATTTGATCGGAAATGTAATGGGATTTGCAAGTCTGTTGAGAGAATCATGGATGTTCACCAGCGCTGTGGCGAGGATGAGAACGCTATATGGAGTGCAAGCTACTGAGAGACAGGGAGCCGTTCCCCCAAACTCAGGAAGGACATACAG GTTGATTATAGCAAGCAAATCCAGCATAAATTCCTTATTTGAAGAAGCAATCCCACTGTCTTCAACTCTTCATGCGCTCATATTCTCCATAAAATTATGA